One window of the Chloroflexia bacterium SDU3-3 genome contains the following:
- a CDS encoding glucose 1-dehydrogenase: protein MDLGLRGKVALVTGASKGIGRAIALGLAHEGASVAISARTQRDLDEAAEAIRAAGGTALGIRADATSAADTARLVETTVAQLGGLHVLVNNAGGIGRFAPFDALEDEDWDELWALNVLSAVRATRAALPHMRRQRWGRIINLASESGSQPDAEMAHYNATKAALINFTKSLSKAYGGEGILVNTVSPAFIRTPLVEAMLAEQAAQQGITLAEAERAFLRQQRPNIVLGRAGTAEETAAAVVFLASEAASFITGANYRVDGGSVASV from the coding sequence ATGGATCTAGGACTACGCGGGAAAGTAGCGCTCGTCACCGGGGCAAGCAAGGGCATCGGCAGGGCCATCGCGCTGGGGCTAGCCCACGAGGGGGCCAGCGTGGCGATCAGCGCGCGCACCCAGCGCGACCTGGATGAGGCCGCCGAGGCGATCCGCGCGGCGGGCGGCACCGCGCTGGGCATCCGCGCCGACGCCACCAGCGCCGCCGACACCGCGCGGCTAGTGGAGACCACGGTAGCGCAGCTTGGCGGCCTCCACGTACTGGTGAACAACGCGGGCGGCATCGGGCGGTTCGCGCCCTTCGACGCCCTAGAGGATGAAGACTGGGACGAGCTGTGGGCGCTGAACGTGCTCTCGGCGGTGCGGGCCACGCGGGCTGCCCTGCCCCACATGCGGCGGCAGCGCTGGGGCCGCATCATCAACCTGGCCAGCGAGTCGGGCAGCCAGCCCGACGCCGAGATGGCGCACTACAACGCCACCAAGGCCGCCCTGATCAACTTCACCAAGAGCCTCTCCAAGGCCTACGGCGGCGAGGGCATCCTGGTGAACACCGTCTCGCCCGCCTTCATCCGCACCCCGCTGGTGGAGGCCATGCTGGCCGAACAGGCCGCACAGCAGGGCATCACCCTGGCCGAGGCCGAGCGCGCGTTCCTGCGCCAGCAGCGCCCCAACATCGTGCTGGGCCGCGCGGGCACGGCGGAGGAGACGGCGGCGGCGGTGGTGTTCCTGGCATCCGAGGCGGCATCGTTCATCACCGGCGCGAACTACCGCGTGGACGGCGGCTCGGTCGCCAGCGTGTAG
- a CDS encoding EamA family transporter, with protein MLSMRNLLLTACAPIIWGSTYLLTGMLAMPGHPLLIGALRALPIGLLMVAAQRQRPALGAWPRLLALGALNIGLFFALFFMAAARLPGGVAATISATQPFMVTLLLWPLLGLRPGARALGAAALGAAGVATLALRPGARLDPVGAGAAALGALAMALATALAARWGSMGAPLATTGWQLLIGGAILLPLALWREGALPPLTTAALGIFAALGLIHTGLAYALWFRGLERLAPATASMLQLLTPLVATLIDAALLGRPLGLAQALGGALVLGGLALHAARPACRAGPPVRYKKGDEIQ; from the coding sequence ATTCTATCTATGCGAAACCTCCTGCTCACCGCCTGCGCCCCGATCATCTGGGGCAGCACCTACCTGCTCACCGGCATGCTGGCCATGCCGGGGCACCCGCTGCTGATCGGCGCGCTACGCGCCCTGCCGATCGGCCTGCTGATGGTGGCGGCGCAGCGCCAGCGCCCTGCGCTGGGGGCCTGGCCTCGTCTGCTGGCGCTGGGCGCGCTGAACATCGGCCTGTTCTTCGCGCTCTTTTTCATGGCGGCGGCGCGGCTGCCCGGCGGTGTCGCCGCCACGATCAGCGCCACGCAGCCGTTCATGGTCACGCTGCTGCTCTGGCCGCTGCTGGGCCTGCGGCCCGGGGCGCGCGCGCTGGGCGCGGCGGCCCTGGGCGCGGCGGGCGTGGCCACGCTGGCGCTGAGGCCTGGGGCGCGGCTCGACCCCGTCGGCGCGGGCGCGGCGGCGCTGGGCGCGCTGGCCATGGCGCTGGCCACCGCGCTGGCCGCCCGCTGGGGCAGCATGGGCGCGCCACTGGCCACCACCGGCTGGCAACTGCTGATCGGTGGGGCCATCCTGCTGCCGCTGGCGCTCTGGCGCGAGGGCGCACTACCCCCGCTCACGACCGCCGCGCTCGGCATCTTCGCCGCGCTCGGCCTCATCCACACTGGGCTGGCCTACGCGCTGTGGTTTCGCGGCCTGGAGCGACTGGCCCCCGCCACCGCATCCATGCTCCAGCTGCTCACCCCGCTGGTGGCCACGCTGATCGACGCCGCGCTGCTGGGCAGGCCGCTGGGCCTAGCGCAGGCGCTGGGCGGGGCGCTGGTGCTGGGCGGGCTGGCCCTGCACGCGGCGAGGCCAGCTTGCCGCGCAGGGCCGCCGGTGCGATATAAGAAAGGTGATGAAATACAATAA
- a CDS encoding GAF domain-containing protein, with the protein MTDAPQPAPVDLTNCDREPIHIPGSIQPHGALLAMVEPALQIVQASANTEALLGRPPEALLGQPLGALLAPADIELLRRDILPRLAEATPRYLPAMQVGGAWFEPTVHRYDGLLILELEQQPAVRQAPTDIYTATRDILAALNAAPDLRSFCQIAAEQVRAFTGFDRVMIYRFREDDSGAVLAEAYRPDLESFLGLHYPASDIPRQARALYLKSWLRMKPDNDAQPVPLVPQINPATGAPLDLSHTTIRSMSPIHSEYLRNMGVRSTMSISIIHDGRLWGLVACHHYAGPKYIAHEPRAACELLAHMISVQIKAKQDAEQHGYMLQLASVQAQLVAQMAEAEHYRLGLTQGQPNLLGWIEAGGVAVCADGAVERLGYTPSEAQIQALVRWLISLDGDPVFATHALPARYPPAQAFADVASGLMAVRLSAYQPEYILWFRPEYRHTVSWAGDPTKPVAVGPLGTRLTPRTSFALWQQEVAGTSAPWQPFEREAAGQLRRAILELVIRRTSELAQLNAELERSNQELDSFAYIASHDLKEPLRGIHNYSHFLLEDYSDKIDEEGQQKLNTLIRLTQRMETLIDSLLHYSRVGRLDLAFAMVDLNQELEEIVLLLGQRIRERGAEIQIPRPLPTIYADRARVGEVFSNLISNAIKYNDKEIPIVRVDARRVTLRDESGAPAEGYIFSVSDNGIGIAENHHEAIFRIFKRLHGRGEYGGGVGAGLTIARKIIERHGGKIWITSQPGGGTTFSFTLGPGTIDDQQTP; encoded by the coding sequence ATGACCGATGCCCCCCAGCCCGCCCCCGTCGACCTGACCAACTGCGACCGCGAGCCGATCCACATCCCCGGCAGCATCCAGCCGCACGGCGCGCTGCTGGCCATGGTCGAGCCAGCGCTGCAGATCGTGCAGGCCAGCGCCAACACCGAGGCGCTGCTGGGCCGCCCGCCCGAGGCGCTGCTGGGCCAGCCGCTGGGTGCGCTGCTGGCCCCCGCCGACATCGAGCTGCTGCGGCGCGACATCCTGCCGCGCCTGGCCGAGGCCACGCCGCGCTACCTGCCCGCCATGCAGGTGGGCGGCGCGTGGTTCGAGCCGACCGTCCACCGCTACGACGGCCTGCTCATCCTAGAGCTGGAGCAGCAGCCCGCCGTGCGGCAGGCCCCCACCGACATCTACACCGCCACCCGCGACATCCTGGCCGCCCTGAACGCCGCGCCCGACCTGCGCAGCTTCTGCCAGATCGCCGCCGAGCAGGTGCGCGCCTTCACCGGCTTCGACCGCGTGATGATCTACCGCTTCCGCGAGGATGACTCCGGCGCGGTGCTGGCCGAGGCCTACCGCCCCGACCTTGAGTCGTTCCTGGGCCTGCACTACCCCGCGTCGGACATCCCGCGCCAGGCCCGCGCGCTCTACCTGAAGAGCTGGCTGCGCATGAAGCCCGACAACGACGCCCAGCCCGTGCCGCTGGTGCCGCAGATCAACCCCGCCACCGGCGCGCCGCTCGACCTGAGCCACACCACCATCCGCAGCATGTCGCCCATCCACAGCGAGTACCTGCGCAACATGGGCGTGCGGTCCACCATGTCGATCTCGATCATCCACGACGGCAGGCTCTGGGGCCTGGTGGCCTGCCACCACTACGCCGGGCCAAAGTACATCGCCCACGAGCCGCGCGCCGCCTGCGAGCTGCTGGCCCACATGATCTCGGTGCAGATCAAGGCCAAGCAGGACGCCGAGCAGCACGGCTACATGCTGCAGCTGGCCAGCGTGCAGGCCCAGCTGGTGGCCCAGATGGCCGAGGCCGAGCACTACCGGCTGGGGCTGACCCAGGGCCAGCCCAACCTGCTGGGCTGGATCGAGGCGGGCGGCGTGGCCGTGTGCGCCGACGGCGCGGTCGAGCGGCTGGGCTACACCCCCAGCGAGGCCCAGATCCAGGCCCTGGTGCGCTGGCTGATCTCGCTGGATGGCGACCCGGTGTTCGCCACCCACGCCCTGCCCGCGCGCTACCCGCCGGCCCAGGCCTTCGCGGATGTGGCCAGCGGCCTGATGGCGGTGCGGCTCTCGGCCTACCAGCCCGAGTACATCCTGTGGTTCCGCCCCGAGTACCGCCACACCGTCAGCTGGGCGGGCGACCCCACCAAGCCCGTGGCCGTCGGGCCGCTGGGCACGCGCCTGACCCCGCGCACCTCATTCGCGCTCTGGCAGCAGGAGGTGGCGGGCACATCCGCGCCCTGGCAGCCCTTCGAGCGCGAGGCGGCGGGCCAGCTGCGCCGCGCCATTTTAGAGCTGGTGATCCGCCGCACCAGCGAGCTGGCCCAGCTGAACGCCGAGCTAGAGCGCAGCAACCAGGAGCTGGACTCCTTCGCCTACATCGCCTCGCACGATCTGAAGGAGCCGCTGCGCGGCATCCACAACTATTCGCACTTTTTGCTGGAGGACTACAGCGACAAGATCGACGAGGAGGGCCAGCAGAAGCTCAACACCCTCATCCGCCTGACCCAGCGCATGGAGACGCTGATCGACTCGCTGCTGCACTACTCGCGCGTCGGGCGGCTCGACCTGGCCTTCGCCATGGTCGACCTCAACCAGGAGCTGGAGGAGATCGTGCTGCTGCTGGGCCAGCGCATCCGCGAGCGCGGGGCCGAGATCCAGATCCCCAGGCCGCTGCCCACCATCTACGCCGACCGCGCCCGCGTCGGCGAGGTGTTTAGCAACCTGATCTCGAACGCGATCAAGTACAATGATAAAGAGATCCCGATCGTGCGGGTCGACGCGCGGCGCGTGACCTTGCGCGACGAGTCGGGAGCGCCCGCCGAGGGCTACATCTTCTCGGTGAGCGACAACGGCATCGGCATCGCCGAAAACCATCACGAGGCGATCTTCCGTATCTTCAAACGGCTGCACGGGCGCGGCGAGTACGGCGGCGGCGTGGGCGCAGGCCTCACCATCGCCCGCAAGATCATCGAGCGGCACGGCGGCAAAATCTGGATCACATCGCAGCCGGGCGGGGGTACGACCTTCTCCTTCACGCTTGGCCCAGGCACAATCGACGACCAACAAACGCCATGA
- a CDS encoding response regulator, with amino-acid sequence MRKLQHLLFIEDSDEDAEAVARTLAKDAPGITYTRCTTADQALDYLYRRGSYASQATPRPQFILLDLNLPGTDGREFLRMIKEDSQLRTIPVIIFTTSSNPTDIDACYRAGANSYQVKPVNYASFRQGMKHLLNYWIETVALPTHE; translated from the coding sequence ATGAGAAAGCTTCAGCACCTGCTCTTTATCGAAGACAGCGACGAGGACGCCGAGGCAGTCGCGCGCACGCTGGCAAAAGACGCGCCCGGCATCACCTACACGCGCTGCACCACCGCCGATCAGGCGCTCGACTATCTCTACCGGCGCGGCAGCTACGCCAGCCAGGCCACGCCGCGCCCGCAGTTCATCCTGCTCGACCTCAACCTGCCCGGCACCGACGGGCGCGAGTTCCTGCGGATGATCAAGGAGGACTCCCAGCTGCGCACCATACCCGTGATCATCTTCACCACATCCAGCAACCCCACCGACATCGACGCGTGCTACCGCGCCGGGGCCAACAGCTACCAGGTGAAGCCAGTGAACTACGCCAGCTTTCGACAGGGCATGAAACACCTTCTGAACTATTGGATCGAGACCGTAGCGCTGCCAACGCACGAATAA
- a CDS encoding hybrid sensor histidine kinase/response regulator codes for MSNQLKTILLIDDAQEDRVAIRRQLVTARGDEWVVVEAESGSQGIELWRRHLPACVLLDYMLPDMSGLDVLDILSGETQGAAPVIMLTGSGDTAVAVESMKRGAQDYLSKNQLGAAQLARAIDNTLERVRLHHERQRAAERIQQLQALTGALLGALAPAEVAATMAQHAREALGALAFALDLASARDARTQIEGDPGGALDAAMAEAERSASAVWRATPGGDTAVAIPLLVGAQPLGVLGLAFPPGHAPNADDRAHIQTIAQQCALALERARLYAEANQARSIAEDAVQMRDQFLAVGVHELKNALTPLFGNAQLLMRRAARSNALGEGELRALRTITDQATRINQLISSLLDVSRIEMGAFTVAPARFDLCAMAERIADELRPALTHHTLHLDLPQQPVHIEGDEQRLEQVLRNLLSNAVKYSPDGGMITVRLTAHRSTVDLAVADQGLGIAADAIPKLFQRFYRAINPSSHTIDGNGIGLYIVRQIVELHGGAVHVESARGQGSTFTVTLPRTPVP; via the coding sequence ATGAGCAACCAATTGAAGACGATTCTACTTATTGATGATGCGCAGGAGGATCGTGTTGCTATTCGCCGGCAGCTTGTGACCGCACGAGGGGATGAGTGGGTGGTAGTGGAGGCAGAATCTGGGTCGCAGGGAATCGAGCTTTGGCGGAGGCACCTTCCAGCATGTGTGCTGCTTGACTATATGCTGCCCGACATGAGCGGGCTAGACGTGCTCGACATCCTATCCGGCGAGACGCAGGGGGCCGCGCCCGTGATCATGCTGACCGGCAGCGGCGACACCGCCGTGGCCGTGGAGAGCATGAAGCGCGGCGCGCAGGACTATCTTTCCAAAAATCAGCTCGGGGCGGCGCAGCTGGCCCGCGCGATCGACAACACGCTTGAGCGCGTGCGGCTGCACCACGAGCGCCAGCGGGCCGCCGAGCGCATCCAGCAGCTCCAGGCCCTCACCGGCGCGCTGCTGGGGGCGCTCGCCCCCGCCGAGGTGGCCGCGACCATGGCCCAGCACGCCCGCGAGGCGCTGGGCGCGCTGGCCTTCGCGCTCGATCTGGCCTCGGCCAGGGACGCGCGCACCCAGATCGAGGGCGACCCCGGTGGCGCGCTTGACGCGGCCATGGCCGAGGCCGAGCGCAGCGCCAGCGCGGTGTGGCGCGCGACACCCGGCGGCGACACGGCGGTGGCCATCCCGCTGCTGGTCGGCGCACAGCCGCTCGGCGTGCTGGGCCTGGCCTTCCCGCCCGGCCACGCCCCCAACGCCGACGACCGCGCCCACATCCAGACCATAGCCCAGCAGTGCGCCCTGGCCCTTGAGCGCGCGCGGCTCTACGCCGAGGCCAACCAGGCCCGCTCCATCGCCGAGGACGCGGTGCAGATGCGCGACCAGTTCCTGGCCGTGGGCGTGCACGAGCTGAAGAACGCGCTCACCCCGCTGTTCGGCAACGCCCAGCTGCTCATGCGCCGCGCCGCCCGCTCCAACGCGCTGGGCGAGGGCGAGCTGCGCGCCCTGCGCACCATCACCGACCAGGCCACGCGCATCAACCAGCTGATCTCGTCGCTGCTCGATGTGTCGCGGATCGAGATGGGCGCGTTCACCGTCGCGCCCGCCCGCTTCGACCTGTGCGCCATGGCCGAGCGGATCGCCGACGAGCTGCGGCCCGCGCTGACCCACCACACGCTCCACCTCGATCTGCCGCAGCAGCCCGTGCACATCGAGGGCGACGAGCAGCGGCTAGAGCAGGTGCTGCGCAACCTGCTGAGCAACGCGGTGAAGTACAGCCCCGACGGCGGCATGATCACCGTTCGCCTGACCGCCCACCGCAGCACCGTCGATCTGGCGGTGGCCGACCAGGGGCTGGGGATCGCGGCGGATGCCATCCCCAAGCTGTTCCAGCGCTTCTACCGCGCGATCAACCCCAGCTCGCACACGATCGATGGCAACGGCATCGGGCTGTACATCGTGCGGCAGATCGTCGAGCTGCACGGCGGCGCTGTCCATGTCGAGAGCGCGCGGGGCCAGGGCAGCACCTTCACCGTCACGCTGCCGCGCACGCCCGTGCCATAG
- a CDS encoding NlpC/P60 family protein has protein sequence MTESIIDRALAWAEARLGDPSYAGRCLGFVEDCFERGNSIEVFGYSSAQEAADAYGAQPGGQPAPRGALVFYACQGLVGGDLRRWGHVGIALGDGRVLHAWDVVRVDHERAIEQLAPPPTWTSPAYIGWVPAERLLAGCVPRQWDAP, from the coding sequence ATGACCGAGAGTATTATCGACCGTGCCCTGGCGTGGGCCGAGGCGCGGCTGGGCGATCCATCGTACGCCGGGCGCTGCCTCGGCTTCGTGGAGGACTGCTTCGAGCGCGGCAATAGCATCGAGGTGTTCGGCTATAGCTCCGCGCAGGAGGCGGCGGATGCCTACGGCGCGCAGCCGGGGGGCCAGCCAGCGCCGCGCGGCGCGCTGGTGTTCTACGCCTGCCAAGGGCTTGTCGGTGGCGACCTGAGGCGCTGGGGCCACGTGGGCATCGCGCTGGGCGACGGGCGCGTGCTGCACGCGTGGGATGTGGTGCGGGTAGACCACGAGCGCGCCATCGAGCAGCTGGCCCCGCCGCCCACATGGACCAGCCCGGCCTACATCGGCTGGGTGCCCGCCGAGCGACTGCTGGCGGGCTGCGTGCCGCGCCAGTGGGACGCGCCGTGA
- a CDS encoding WD40 repeat domain-containing protein, producing MNSTAAAQRRALPKAGICFLAIALLAIALAGGTLFATQAAPEAQQTQAITGLAVPGFARSRVIFTPTGESIIGTEKTSVVAWDRASGRELPQFTLAGGDQPWFYDLQISPDGTMLAIGGSEAIVLDRASGKQIRSIRPLPNSRGDEPVYQVAFSPDSAKLAIQSGSVAIYDIASGTYEQNIPAQQRSLVTLVGMAFSPDGRYIAVGQENGQTALWDLHSRQIVRTFEGGGTSVGDLAFSPDGRSLATADDNGTASIWDIASGRLARRITVGSDWDTLLGRRPHAEPHSWSSAIAFSHDGGRLAVGGNDATAGVWDVRSGVQIYRLTGHTGMVSSIAFSPNDRSLVTRSADGSVRVWSVAAP from the coding sequence GTGAATAGTACCGCAGCAGCCCAGCGCCGCGCCCTCCCAAAGGCCGGCATATGCTTTCTAGCCATCGCCCTGCTGGCCATCGCCCTGGCTGGGGGCACGCTCTTCGCCACCCAGGCCGCCCCCGAAGCGCAGCAGACCCAGGCCATCACCGGCCTAGCCGTACCCGGCTTCGCGCGCAGCCGTGTGATCTTCACGCCCACCGGCGAGTCGATCATCGGCACCGAGAAGACCTCGGTGGTGGCGTGGGATCGGGCCAGCGGCAGAGAGCTGCCGCAGTTCACTCTCGCGGGGGGAGACCAGCCATGGTTCTACGATCTGCAGATCAGCCCTGACGGCACGATGCTGGCCATAGGCGGTAGCGAAGCCATCGTGCTAGATCGCGCCAGCGGCAAACAGATCCGCAGCATCCGCCCGCTGCCGAACAGCAGGGGCGACGAGCCTGTCTACCAGGTGGCCTTCAGCCCCGACAGCGCCAAACTCGCCATCCAATCCGGCAGTGTCGCGATCTACGACATCGCCAGCGGCACCTACGAGCAGAACATCCCCGCCCAGCAGCGCAGTTTGGTCACACTCGTGGGCATGGCCTTCAGCCCCGATGGCCGCTACATCGCGGTGGGACAAGAGAACGGTCAGACCGCGCTCTGGGATCTTCATTCGCGCCAGATCGTGCGCACCTTCGAGGGCGGGGGAACAAGCGTGGGCGACCTAGCCTTCAGCCCCGATGGCCGCTCCCTCGCCACCGCCGACGACAATGGCACCGCCAGCATCTGGGATATCGCCAGCGGGCGGCTTGCGCGCCGTATCACCGTGGGCAGCGACTGGGACACCCTGTTGGGGCGGCGTCCCCATGCCGAACCTCACAGCTGGAGCAGCGCCATCGCCTTCAGCCACGACGGCGGCAGGCTGGCAGTAGGCGGCAACGACGCCACCGCAGGCGTGTGGGATGTGCGGAGCGGCGTGCAGATCTATCGGCTTACCGGCCACACCGGCATGGTCAGCAGCATCGCCTTTAGCCCCAACGACCGATCGCTCGTCACACGCTCGGCAGATGGCTCGGTGCGAGTGTGGTCAGTCGCCGCACCCTAG
- a CDS encoding WD40 repeat domain-containing protein produces the protein MLSLEQPADAQPQRRARRPAAGLIFLATVVAIIALIGIFLIVIQGTPNASQLQTIRSRNKSMITRVRTAFTPDSTALIGPSGSRAVTWQLGSGKELQSLQNTYEPDSWLHDLQLSPDASMLMVGGDSVIIWDRASGRELLRIPNAQAAKPFFLADQVAFSPDGKKIAVEAYAVFIYDIASGTFEERIGTEGEKETMLFDALSVAFSPDGRYLVVGRQNGQAVLWDRDLHQFVRTFQDEGDMVSDLAFSPDGRYLATANDLNIVTIWEVETGKRVRTITISSAWDRRLGRAPHAQVRDWTTSVAFSPDGRRIAAGSTDATAGVWDVQSGAQLYRLDGHTDTVSSVSFSPDGRYVATNSHDGNTIIWQVADETP, from the coding sequence ATGCTATCGCTCGAGCAGCCCGCCGACGCCCAACCCCAGCGCCGCGCCCGCCGCCCAGCCGCCGGTCTGATCTTCCTCGCCACCGTCGTGGCGATCATCGCGCTGATCGGGATCTTCCTGATCGTGATCCAAGGCACCCCGAATGCCTCGCAGCTGCAAACGATCCGCTCTAGAAACAAATCGATGATCACGCGTGTCCGCACCGCATTCACCCCCGACAGCACGGCGCTGATCGGGCCAAGCGGCAGCCGCGCGGTGACATGGCAGCTCGGCAGCGGTAAAGAACTACAGTCGCTCCAAAATACCTACGAGCCAGATAGCTGGCTCCATGACCTGCAGCTCAGCCCCGACGCATCCATGCTTATGGTCGGCGGCGACAGCGTCATCATCTGGGATCGCGCCAGCGGTCGCGAGCTGCTGCGCATCCCCAATGCGCAGGCTGCAAAACCGTTCTTCTTGGCCGATCAGGTGGCCTTCAGCCCCGATGGTAAAAAAATTGCGGTCGAGGCATATGCCGTCTTCATCTACGACATCGCCAGCGGAACCTTTGAGGAGCGGATCGGCACCGAGGGCGAAAAGGAAACCATGCTGTTCGACGCGCTCAGCGTCGCCTTCAGCCCCGATGGCCGCTACCTTGTGGTGGGTCGTCAGAACGGCCAGGCCGTGCTCTGGGATCGCGACCTGCACCAGTTTGTCAGGACATTCCAAGACGAGGGGGATATGGTGAGCGACCTCGCCTTCAGCCCCGATGGCCGCTACCTCGCCACCGCCAACGACCTCAACATCGTCACAATCTGGGAAGTCGAGACCGGGAAGCGGGTGCGCACGATCACCATCAGCAGCGCATGGGATCGGCGGCTGGGCCGCGCGCCGCACGCACAGGTACGCGACTGGACCACCTCGGTGGCCTTCAGCCCCGATGGCAGGCGTATCGCCGCAGGTAGTACCGACGCCACCGCAGGCGTGTGGGATGTGCAGAGCGGCGCGCAGCTCTATCGCCTCGACGGCCACACCGACACGGTCAGCAGCGTCAGCTTTAGCCCTGATGGCCGCTATGTGGCCACCAACAGCCACGATGGGAACACGATCATCTGGCAGGTGGCGGACGAGACACCGTAG
- a CDS encoding DUF4268 domain-containing protein has protein sequence MPATIEDILRGKPDVITTTMDASIKGVLGEMIKHDYSQLPVVDSQNKPIGMITNDSILRTLHRFNSSIGNLKVRDAMVRVPASYRTDDDIFDLLDGLQQSDVALVVDEHRQLLAIITTYDTTAYLRQRAQDIMMVRDIEEMIKSYINAAFTSPTGEIDEEKRQEAVNTVTFTPGVRKEKFQQALTAYLSQAGITNSTINPDILESTFRRYIYTAPVVKTFDKLTLNGYIDILTSQSRWRKYTNVFSLERATIIALLQSVRDTRNALAHFRDNISDQQREELRFCKEWLARHEEAVNRTFGLAEGAALAPQPEDEPEEQAASTRQEGTSTPSDHAASGGSPSTADADPTVAESSGGASGRYAPLIGHLVSQPQSMDKLTMTFGEIDQILGEPGLPPSARAYRAWWGNDTTSHGHAQQWLGAGWHVATVVMAEERVTFARSSSHERGYLAFFTTLRAELEQAAPGAFRIATPTMRHYLTLDTAQVEGRTVAQIYATFARMKRFRIELYIEADTKERSKELFDLLAERRKQIEAELGEQLDWERLDAYNPARVASYTPGSIAAEEATLAQLRAWAVATATKIAPVLRRHLAEVGAEAEKR, from the coding sequence ATGCCTGCAACAATCGAGGACATACTGCGCGGAAAGCCAGATGTCATCACCACCACGATGGACGCCAGCATCAAAGGTGTGCTCGGGGAGATGATCAAGCACGACTATAGCCAGCTGCCCGTCGTCGATAGCCAAAACAAGCCCATCGGGATGATCACCAACGACTCGATCTTGCGCACGCTGCACCGCTTCAACAGCAGCATCGGCAACCTGAAGGTGCGCGATGCGATGGTCAGGGTGCCAGCCAGCTATCGCACCGATGACGACATCTTCGATCTGCTCGACGGCCTGCAGCAGAGCGATGTAGCCCTGGTGGTCGACGAGCACCGCCAGCTGCTCGCCATCATCACCACCTATGACACAACGGCCTACCTGCGCCAGCGCGCGCAGGACATCATGATGGTGCGCGACATCGAGGAGATGATCAAGAGCTACATCAACGCGGCCTTCACCAGCCCAACCGGCGAGATCGACGAGGAGAAGCGGCAGGAAGCGGTCAACACTGTTACCTTCACACCTGGGGTTAGGAAGGAAAAGTTCCAACAAGCTCTTACCGCATATCTTTCTCAGGCTGGTATTACTAATTCAACAATCAACCCAGACATCCTTGAAAGCACATTTCGGCGATATATCTATACAGCACCCGTAGTAAAAACATTTGATAAGCTCACACTCAACGGCTATATCGACATTCTTACCAGCCAATCACGCTGGAGAAAATACACTAACGTATTTAGTCTCGAACGGGCCACAATAATTGCACTACTACAATCTGTACGCGATACCCGCAACGCCCTGGCCCACTTCCGCGACAACATCAGCGACCAGCAGCGCGAGGAGCTGCGCTTCTGCAAGGAGTGGCTGGCCCGCCACGAGGAGGCGGTAAACCGCACGTTTGGGCTGGCCGAGGGCGCGGCGCTCGCGCCCCAGCCCGAGGATGAGCCAGAGGAGCAGGCAGCATCCACTAGGCAGGAAGGTACCAGCACGCCGAGCGACCACGCCGCGTCTGGCGGCAGCCCAAGCACCGCCGACGCCGACCCAACCGTCGCCGAGTCATCGGGCGGCGCATCTGGGCGCTACGCCCCGCTCATCGGCCACCTGGTCAGCCAGCCCCAGAGCATGGACAAGCTGACCATGACCTTCGGCGAGATCGACCAGATCTTGGGCGAGCCGGGTCTGCCGCCCTCGGCGCGGGCCTATCGCGCGTGGTGGGGCAACGACACCACCAGCCACGGGCACGCGCAGCAGTGGCTGGGTGCAGGGTGGCATGTGGCCACCGTGGTGATGGCCGAGGAGCGGGTGACCTTCGCCCGCAGCAGCTCGCACGAGCGCGGCTACCTGGCATTCTTCACCACGCTGCGGGCCGAGCTTGAGCAGGCCGCGCCTGGGGCCTTCCGCATCGCCACCCCCACCATGCGCCACTACCTGACACTCGACACCGCGCAGGTAGAGGGCAGAACAGTGGCGCAGATCTACGCCACATTTGCGCGCATGAAGCGTTTCCGCATCGAGCTGTACATCGAAGCCGACACCAAGGAGCGCTCCAAGGAGCTGTTCGACCTGCTGGCCGAGCGCCGCAAGCAGATCGAGGCCGAGCTTGGCGAGCAGCTGGACTGGGAGCGCCTAGATGCCTATAACCCAGCGCGCGTGGCCAGCTACACGCCCGGCAGCATCGCCGCCGAGGAGGCCACACTGGCGCAGCTGCGCGCCTGGGCCGTGGCCACCGCCACGAAGATCGCCCCCGTGCTGCGCAGGCACCTGGCCGAGGTGGGGGCGGAGGCAGAAAAGCGCTAG